Within the Pengzhenrongella sicca genome, the region CACGACGCCCGAGGAGATCGAGGTCTTCCGGGAAGCACTGGCCCGGGTCCGAGCGTTCTTCGGACAGACGGATGGAGGCGCGACCGCGTGACGAACTCGATGGAACAGCTCTACCAGCAGGTGATCCTCGACCATGCGCGGGACCCGCACGGGCGCGGCCTCGACGACGCAGCCCTCGACGGCGCGACCCTCGACGGCGCGACCATCGCCGGTCGGCTGCGCGGCGAGTCGCACCAGGTCAACCCGACGTGCGGCGACGAGGTCACGCTGCGCGTTGACATCGACACCTCCGCCGAGGGCGGCGCCCCGGTGCTGCGCGCGGTGCACTGGGACGGCCAGGGCTGCAGCATCTCGCAGGCGTCCGTCTCGGTCCTCACCGACCTGGTCACCGGGGTCGAGCTCACCGAGGTCGACGAGATCGCCGAGACGTTCCGGCTGCTCATGCACTCGCGCGGAGCGGGCCTGGACCCCGAGCAGGAGGACGCCCTCGGCGACGCCACCGCGTTCACCGGCGTCGCGAAGTACCCGGCCCGGATCAAGTGCGCGCTGCTCGGCTGGGCCGCGCTGCACGATGCGGTGATCCGCTCCGGCGTCGGCC harbors:
- the sufU gene encoding Fe-S cluster assembly sulfur transfer protein SufU — encoded protein: MTNSMEQLYQQVILDHARDPHGRGLDDAALDGATLDGATIAGRLRGESHQVNPTCGDEVTLRVDIDTSAEGGAPVLRAVHWDGQGCSISQASVSVLTDLVTGVELTEVDEIAETFRLLMHSRGAGLDPEQEDALGDATAFTGVAKYPARIKCALLGWAALHDAVIRSGVGQPAPAPVPDPAPSPQSAKELT